The DNA segment TAATTTCACAGTACAGAAGCCATGaaactattgttttttaaatggAAATTTGACAAATTGAGTGAGTTTCTGGTGATTTTATAAACATTCGTGAAATGGGCTAttgtttcacaaaaaatatcaCCCAAGTTAGTTACCATCATGATCCTCTGAATTTTTTTGTCAAGGGTTTTTCGTGAGAATAAGAAGTTTTTTTGATACAGCTTAACATTAGATTCAAGAGTTTTTATTTGCAGacatttcacaaagtataagcTTGTCCTAAaacataaaaattcaatgtaCATGATCCTAAAATACATAGCTACCGTACATAAATAAAAAGGCATATGAACTATATGCCTTTTTAGCCTTTTTGCCTATATAGTCTTAAATAATGactatataaaataatgatttagACACTTGATAATAGGATGAATACCTAAAACCGattatattatgaatgaaaataaaaacggTACTATTAATTGACAATTACTATTAATAATAGATATGATTAAACTATCAAGTAGCCTTAAATTAACAATGCACGTGATACAGAGCACTATATTGAGTGTATAAGCAAGATTATATTTGTATAGGAAACTCAAAGTttcattcattaaataataatcatcctcaattgatttattgaataaaattttgttgtagACAGATCATTAACAGCTCAGGTAAGACTTTTGTGAATGATATTCTGCTGTAGCTTCCACTGATTTTCTTTATCaatattcttaatattcttttattagcattgattgatattttttcaattactttatatttaacaataattacGAATTTcagaacattttatgaaatCTGTTGAAAGAGATGCTAAGGAACGCGCTGAAAATCGTCGGATGAGTAGAGAGGTCGCTAAACGACTTATGAAGGAAGGATCAAAACATTACCGCAACAAGGAGTATGAGAAAGCGCTCTCATACTACAATCAGGTAACATTTCAGGTTCTCTATAATAAACGACTATATGAAACATTGTATATTTAACGAATATGTGTATTTAACATtttcgtaaatgattgttgtaTCTACTTATTTAACGCTGCTTCTTCTAgtgaaaattgatcaatcaatcatttgTTAATTATACATGACTGGAATCTTCATGATTGGAAACTCATTTCCGTGTCTAGCATTGTCTCATGGCGATTGTGGAATATACTGTCCTCTTTTGAGATCTGAGCTCTAGAGTTATTTTTCTGCATTCAGTTGTGATACTCTAATGGCTCATTAATTACCTATAAATTTATTGTGAAGTATTCTGTCTCATCTTGAGATCTAAGTTCTAgagttatatttttttgtattctgtTGTGATAGGTTGATGCTTTTATGgcatattaattataaaaatgtttagttTTACAGGAAAATAATAGTGAATCCACAACCATGCTTATTTTACATGTACGATTAGATTATTTTGAAAGTTTGATTGAACTTGGGTATGTATTTTTATACTTTGAGTGAGAGGCTCAGATTTCCTATAAGGAAAAATACCAAATATATCATATTTCTGACCAGAAACGTTACATCTCCTGTAAACCcttctattgaattattttgaaaaaatattgtttcgAAATTTTCATGCGTTTAGAGAATGACTCACAGCTCAaagatatttttcataaaagtaCAAGACAAATTCTATCTGAAACTCAAACTGAATCTTCTCATATTatgattttcaatttcctaatgaTTTTTCGTTGAAAAAATATCTGCGCTAATTACGATTTCACCTTCAAAAtgttatacatttttaaatttatattgaacCTAATAGTTTTCTTTTTATTACTTTAAAGGCCATGGATGAGGTTCGAGATGATTGCTTGCTGTACTTGAATAGAGCGCTTACTTTCACGAATCTTGGTTTGCACGGTAAAGCTGTGGATGACTGCAAGTGGGCACTCAAATTGGATGAGAACAATCTGAAAGCATTCATGTGCAAAGCTAAAGCACAACTGTGCATGGATAAAGATGAAGAAGCCGAAGTCACCATCCAGGAAGCCCTGGACAAACATCCTGACAAAAAGGAATTCATCAAAGGTAAATAACACCGTTAAAACAGAGACTTCAAATAGAGGAGTCTcaaaaatagtaggtttatttaatcaaaaattgaataaatttgtttcaattattattcgtATGCTTATAGTAGACTTGACATCTTATGGACATCCTTTATGAAACAAATAGGTACCATACAAATAcaacatttcaatttttatcgTAACGCTTTGAAAAAGTAGTTCATAAAAGGTTCCCTATCTACGGACTCAACTTATCCTAATCAATgattttaaatgattaaatcTGAAAATGTTgccattaattattttttttagtctTCAAACCCTGTTTCAGAAGTAGTTTGGAAATCAGCTTAAACTGCAATTACACTATAATAAGTCTCAGGCTCATGAAGGaatcattttttacaaaatagggATCCTGAGTCTGTACTATAATGCTGGGTCCACGCTGAACAAAAATGTCCGACACACATGTTTGGTTGAAGGTACCTTTTTGAATGGTTTGTATTTGAATGGTAAACCATTTTAGAAAGTTTGGTGTAACAGTTTGACTGATTTTTTTTCTATGACCTATGAGAGAAAACATTGTACCGTATGTCCAAATATAATCAAACTTCTTTAAAAAACATGTTTGTCAAACATTTCCTTTTTTCAGTACGGAACCAGCTTTGTATAAATTACATTCCAATCATGCAATAATTCAGAAGTAGATGAGTGAATGTGAGCCTGTTGTAAAATTGGTCACTCTTCCATGATTAGTCACAAGTGCTCGTGGATATGTTATAGAGTATACACCATCCACTAATATTTTTATcactctatgataatactcacTGAATACTTACAAATATCTACTAAAACCAGACAGTAAAATACGGTCACTTGCTAGTAGATgtgagtataataatttttattaaaaatgcaTTAAACATTActttttctaaaaaatgagataaaaatattacCCTTGTTcgaaaaaacactttttatttcttttaataCAACAAACTtcttaaaattatcaaaaccgttagaaaattaattaaaaacacTATATTTTTCGGAACTTATTTCATCTTCAGGCtcacattcaaaataaatgTCTCGAAATATACATTGCTTTTAATTAGTtactgatgtttatttattttgaatttgcaTTTGAAGATGGAATAAGTCCCGAGATATtgcttttaattaatttttaatactttcaataatttaaagaagTTTGTTGTTTTTagtaaaaagtgttttttggagAGAGGGTAACACTTTTATTACTAGAAGTAGCCCttgttatttataatatttgtttttatttattatactgTTAATAAGTATGTACTGTAGGCTATTCCTAGTGCGGGCAGCTCATACTAAGATTTACTTGTTTTACAGGAAAAGCCCTGAGAACAAACCTTTATTGCCTGTAAGTTTTAATCTTTTAACAAACTTCATCATGAttaatattcaatcttaatctTCATTTCAGATTATGTAAATGAGGTGAAAATGGCTAGACAGAAAAACGCTACAAATCTTTCTCTGGGATGAGTAAGATTTTCTCTGAGACTTCAACTTATTCAAACAGTCGTTTGGAGTGATATTTGGGAATTCAATCTCGTGGAAGAAAATGAACCCCGTTGAAGAGATGGTCTCAAATTGCACAATCTCAATCTATTGAGACCCAGAGATCATTTTATTGGTAATGATAATTGCAATTAATATGCCAGTAATTGTATTGTTCTAATCTTGATATAAATAATGTCACTGTGAGAGACTGGAATAGTCCAaagtatttttacttttttctgaATTTAAATTCCCTCTTGGTTTATTAAGAGCTTATCAGTTCAATATGTAAGCATCTGCCCACCTCTGAACATAGCAGCGTATGGCCATGGTCATGAATAATGCTTAAGCCGGGGTTACATTTGTCATGCAACGTTCCGATCCGACTCATGTCCGAGTACTGTGGGGTGGGAGGGGTTGTAATGGGACAGATCATGTGACGGACATGTGTGGCAAGCACCATTTTAGAACTTTTCAACCGTGATCAGATCGGAGTGGGAACAATATGCTACATGATAGATGTGTCCCCGGCTAAATGCTTAAGCCGGGGCCACACTTGTCATGCAGCGTTCCAATCCGACTCATGTCCAATATTTCTGTCGGGTCGAGGAGTGAT comes from the Nilaparvata lugens isolate BPH chromosome 1, ASM1435652v1, whole genome shotgun sequence genome and includes:
- the LOC111046022 gene encoding tetratricopeptide repeat protein 12 is translated as MEPFPNKLPPFDKVNDEELTNFLRKVDDITSVINGMCSKDPSVSEGATKKADYLLGNDTKIQIDEEKVKVVKDRTIINKKAYEHDDKPNQVSPEHFMKSVERDAKERAENRRMSREVAKRLMKEGSKHYRNKEYEKALSYYNQAMDEVRDDCLLYLNRALTFTNLGLHGKAVDDCKWALKLDENNLKAFMCKAKAQLCMDKDEEAEVTIQEALDKHPDKKEFIKDYVNEVKMARQKNATNLSLG